A single Terriglobia bacterium DNA region contains:
- a CDS encoding cupin domain-containing protein: MEIKRVGSQPSVKGPSEWFTGTVRIDPLIQTTDPALVQGASVTFEPGARTAWHTHPLGQALIVTSGCGWVQRWGGPVEEVRPGDVVWFAPGEKHWHGATPATAMMHIAVHEKKDGKVVEWMEKVSDEQYRK; the protein is encoded by the coding sequence ATGGAAATCAAAAGAGTGGGCTCGCAACCTTCTGTGAAAGGTCCTTCAGAGTGGTTCACCGGCACGGTGCGGATTGATCCGCTTATTCAGACGACTGATCCAGCGCTTGTTCAAGGCGCCAGCGTAACATTCGAGCCGGGCGCGCGCACTGCGTGGCACACCCATCCTCTGGGCCAGGCTCTCATCGTTACCTCCGGCTGTGGCTGGGTGCAGCGCTGGGGCGGACCAGTCGAGGAGGTTCGGCCGGGAGATGTGGTCTGGTTCGCTCCAGGCGAAAAGCACTGGCACGGGGCCACGCCGGCCACCGCCATGATGCACATCGCCGTCCACGAAAAAAAGGATGGCAAGGTGGTCGAGTGGATGGAGAAGGTATCCGACGAACAATACCGGAAATAA